The following proteins are co-located in the Synechococcus sp. PROS-U-1 genome:
- a CDS encoding peptidylprolyl isomerase produces MAHQRLNAILAALISFALVTMAAPAWADLPQGNAVKDPAAILRDALPFVQDDIRELQHRLELTSNDLRAKRWTALGKTVSRSEALLNTRRDTIVSAIPDAKRSQAETLLQSVNQGLEDLKDKVKATDKPGFIADRRRTLRIIGDVEALLVPDDFEREIPAEFDALPRLQGRATLSVSTTQGELTTVVDGYNAPLTAGAFVDLALKGFYDGLPFIRAEDFYVLQSGDPEGPEIGYVDPKTKQERHVPLEIRVPGEDDTIYNETFEDVGLFKATPTLPFATLGTLGWAHSDQALDDGSSQFFMFLYEAELTPAGLNLVDGRNAAFGYVVDGFDVLEELGTDDTITSVKVIEGAEQLKAHA; encoded by the coding sequence TTGGCCCATCAGCGTTTGAACGCCATCCTTGCTGCCCTGATCAGCTTTGCTCTGGTCACAATGGCTGCCCCTGCCTGGGCCGACTTGCCCCAAGGCAATGCTGTGAAAGACCCTGCCGCAATTCTCCGGGACGCGCTGCCGTTTGTTCAGGACGACATCCGCGAACTGCAGCATCGGCTGGAACTCACCAGCAACGATCTACGGGCCAAACGCTGGACGGCTCTTGGCAAGACGGTGTCCCGCAGTGAAGCGCTGCTCAACACCCGACGCGACACCATCGTGAGCGCGATCCCAGACGCGAAGCGCAGTCAGGCTGAAACACTGCTGCAAAGCGTGAATCAGGGTCTTGAAGACCTGAAGGACAAGGTCAAAGCCACTGACAAGCCGGGCTTCATCGCTGATCGACGCCGAACACTGCGCATCATTGGTGATGTGGAGGCCCTGCTGGTGCCCGACGACTTTGAACGGGAGATCCCCGCAGAATTCGATGCCCTACCCAGGCTGCAGGGGAGGGCAACCCTCAGCGTGAGCACCACCCAAGGGGAGCTGACCACCGTGGTGGATGGCTACAACGCCCCCCTCACCGCAGGTGCCTTCGTCGATCTCGCCCTCAAGGGCTTTTACGACGGGCTGCCCTTCATCCGGGCCGAGGACTTTTACGTGCTGCAGAGCGGTGATCCGGAAGGTCCGGAGATCGGCTACGTCGATCCGAAGACAAAGCAGGAGCGCCATGTTCCCCTGGAGATCCGCGTGCCCGGGGAAGACGACACGATCTACAACGAAACCTTTGAGGACGTGGGCCTGTTCAAGGCGACACCGACCCTCCCGTTTGCGACCCTTGGCACCCTCGGCTGGGCCCATTCGGACCAGGCCCTCGATGACGGATCCTCGCAGTTCTTCATGTTTCTCTACGAGGCGGAGCTCACCCCTGCTGGTCTGAACCTCGTGGATGGGCGCAATGCAGCCTTCGGCTATGTGGTGGATGGATTCGATGTTCTCGAGGAATTGGGCACCGATGACACGATCACTTCCGTGAAGGTGATCGAGGGAGCGGAGCAGCTCAAAGCCCACGCATGA
- the efp gene encoding elongation factor P, with translation MISSNDFRTGTTIEIDGAVWRVVEFLHVKPGKGSAFVRTKLKAVKSGNVVEKTFRAGEMLPQAMLEKSSLQHTYMEGEDYVFMDMATYEETRLSANQIGESRKYLKEGMEVNVVSWNDTPLEVELPNSVVLEIKETDPGVKGDTATGGTKPAILETGAQVMVPLFLSVGEKIKVDTRNDSYLGRENG, from the coding sequence ATGATCTCCAGTAACGACTTCCGCACCGGCACCACGATTGAGATCGATGGGGCCGTCTGGCGTGTGGTCGAGTTCTTGCACGTCAAGCCCGGCAAGGGATCTGCCTTCGTGCGCACCAAGCTGAAGGCGGTGAAGTCCGGCAACGTGGTGGAGAAAACCTTCCGCGCCGGGGAAATGCTGCCCCAGGCGATGTTGGAGAAATCGTCCCTCCAGCACACCTACATGGAAGGTGAGGACTATGTCTTCATGGACATGGCCACCTATGAGGAGACCCGCCTCAGTGCCAATCAGATTGGAGAGAGTCGCAAATACCTCAAAGAGGGCATGGAGGTGAACGTGGTGTCCTGGAACGACACCCCCCTTGAGGTTGAACTGCCCAACTCCGTTGTTCTTGAAATCAAAGAAACGGACCCTGGCGTTAAAGGCGACACCGCCACGGGCGGCACCAAGCCCGCCATTCTTGAGACCGGAGCGCAAGTGATGGTTCCGCTCTTTCTTTCTGTCGGAGAAAAGATCAAAGTGGACACCCGCAACGACAGTTACCTCGGCCGCGAAAACGGATGA